A single genomic interval of Labeo rohita strain BAU-BD-2019 chromosome 13, IGBB_LRoh.1.0, whole genome shotgun sequence harbors:
- the si:ch73-52p7.1 gene encoding uncharacterized protein si:ch73-52p7.1, which produces MILWSQMSFAVLYCVLWLAAPAFLRSEFKVAYVTERNVFMCTDQALCEKMNSSEFSNCKDHSSFLRKAESQSQPVQKKRLTVLYTSPLNVALLLNNSEVRHLTLIQCKSAAEQPVPFEYFTVQRLESLTVTSRFWKPGQNNEIIIGKDRDAPYHEEARIAVIHTSVLTGKTEPKSYTVQTKVDRSGMTSFPDIFMSQNDLSEMSRLFVTFLY; this is translated from the coding sequence ATGATCCTGTGGAGTCAGATGAGTTTTGCAGTGCTGTACTGCGTACTGTGGCTCGCTGCACCTGCTTTCCTGCGCTCTGAATTCAAGGTGGCTTACGTGACCGAGCGCAATGTGTTCATGTGCACGGATCAAGCCTTATGTGAGAAGATGAACTCCAGTGAGTTTAGCAACTGCAAGGATCACTCATCTTTCCTGCGCAAGGCCGAGAGCCAGAGTCAGCCTGTTCAAAAAAAGCGGCTGACGGTGTTGTACACATCGCCTCTTAATGTGGCCCTCTTGCTGAACAACTCTGAGGTTCGGCACCTGACACTGATCCAGTGCAAGTCCGCCGCTGAGCAGCCCGTCCCCTTTGAGTACTTTACAGTGCAGCGCCTGGAGAGTCTAACGGTCACGAGCCGGTTCTGGAAGCCTGGACAGAATAATGAAATTATCATAGGCAAGGACAGGGATGCCCCCTACCACGAGGAGGCTAGAATCGCTGTCATTCATACCTCTGTGCTGACCGGGAAAACAGAGCCGAAGTCATACACAGTCCAAACCAAAGTGGATCGCAGTGGAATGACATCCTTCCCGGACATTTTTATGTCTCAGAATGACCTTTCAGAAATGTCCAGGTTATTTGTCACTTTTCTGTACTGA